The DNA window ACACCGTCTGTCTAAAGTGTTCACCTCTTCAAAGAGCTTTTGCATGTTGCCTCCTTAAAAAACTTATCTGTTTATTTGAACTTCCAACCACTGCTTTGCAGAACTGTTTTCACTCGTTCTTTTACATCCCCTTGCAGTTCAATCCACTCCTCTTTGAGTGCACCTCCACACGCAAGTTTTGTCTTTAAAAGTTTTAAGACCTCTTTTTTCTCTTTCTCTTCACAATAAAATCGCCCCACTAACGTCACGGGTTTACCTTTTCTTTTTTCAAAAGTAAACACCAGTTGGTGCTCTTTTTTAGGTTTTACCTCTTGTGATGTTTTTTTCTTTTTGTCCTCTTTGGCAGTATCAAACTGGTCACCATTCAATTTTGCACCCATTTCAAAAATCATTGTTCATCCTTTTAAAATGTCTTAACTCTAGACTGTATATCCAACTCATGCACAGGAGTGAACTCTTGTTTTTCATACTGTTCAACCGCAACTCGTCCAATCATTGCGGCATTATCACTGCAAAATTTCAGTTCACTTAAAAAAAGTTCTGTTTTGTACTCTTTACACAGTTTCTCTATGGCTTGTCGCAAAAAGATATTGGCACTCGCACCTCCCACAATGGCAAAACGTTTTGGGGCATGTTGTTTGAAAAGTTTTTTCATCTTTTGCATGATATGTGTAACGGCTGCTTTTTGAAACGAAGCACAGATATTGGCTTTAATTTCTTCACTCAGATTTTTTTCTGCTTCTATGGCCATTCGTACGGCATTTTTTAATCCTGAATATGAAAAGGCAATCTTTGGACTTTGACTTAAAGGTACAGGAAAATCATACGCATTTTCATCACCTTTTAAAGCATACTCTTGAACAATGGGACCACCCGGATAACCCAAGTCAAGCATTTTTGCTACTTTGTCAAAACTCTCACCAAAGCTGTCATCCATTGTGGTTGCAACAATATCCATGCTGTTTAGGCTTTGAGCTTGTATGACTTGAGTGTGACCACCTGAGACCAAAAGTACAAGCATAGGTAGCTGTTGCTCTTTTTCAATAAAGAGTGAATATATATGCCCTTTTAAGTGGTTCACTGAAATCAATGGAAGGTTCAAACTCACACTCAAAGCTTTCGCCATGATGACCCCTTCCATGAGTGTCACTGCAAGTCCCGGTGCTGTTGTAACGGCTATGGCTTTAAGTTGAGAAAAGTAGCTTTCACACTCTTGCAATATTTTAGGCAATGCTTCCACATGTAATCGTGCAGCCAGTTCAGGTACCACTCCTCCATAGACACTGTGTTGCAGTTCTTGTGAGATTTTTTTGTGATAAACCAGCTCTTTGGTTTGAATATCTGTAATGGCTATCGAGCTGTCATCACAACTGCTTTCGATGGATAGAATCATTCCACTTCTCTTTTTAACCAATCCAATGCACAATCCAATTTTCCAAACCCTGAATCAGCGTTGATATGCCCTGCATTGTTCATGATTTTCATACCCACATTGAGTTGTTGTTGCAGTTTAATGGCCTCTTCTAAACTCATGTAAGGGTCATTATCAGAAGCTGCAATAATCACTTCACGGCTCTTTAAATCTATTGGAATAGGATAGGGAAAGAACTCTTTAATCTCTTCTATATCACACGTTTCACGAACAGGAGCTACGAGCATCAACTTCTCTAAAGCTATATCAAGCTCATCAAGCAAATGGAACCATACAATGTTTCCTAAAGAGTGGCACACTACCATATCTGGTTGAAAGTGTTCCACCTCTTTTTTTATAAACGCTTTCCACTCTTTTAGTGTGGGCAGATCTTTATTGGGCAATTCGGGAAATGAAACGGTGTAATTCTCTTTTATTAAATCACTGGCTAAATGTGCTTGCCAGTGAGGAAAATCACTTCCGCCCCATCCATGCAATATCAATACTTTTTTATTCATATTTACCTCATCGTTCGTACACATCGTACAAATTTATATACATTTCTGTTATCAAAATAAGCTGTACCACTTACAAAGTTCATAAAATCTGCATAAAACCAAAAAGTTCTAAAGTGTGCTTTCAATGCCCAA is part of the Candidatus Marinarcus aquaticus genome and encodes:
- the tsaD gene encoding tRNA (adenosine(37)-N6)-threonylcarbamoyltransferase complex transferase subunit TsaD, yielding MILSIESSCDDSSIAITDIQTKELVYHKKISQELQHSVYGGVVPELAARLHVEALPKILQECESYFSQLKAIAVTTAPGLAVTLMEGVIMAKALSVSLNLPLISVNHLKGHIYSLFIEKEQQLPMLVLLVSGGHTQVIQAQSLNSMDIVATTMDDSFGESFDKVAKMLDLGYPGGPIVQEYALKGDENAYDFPVPLSQSPKIAFSYSGLKNAVRMAIEAEKNLSEEIKANICASFQKAAVTHIMQKMKKLFKQHAPKRFAIVGGASANIFLRQAIEKLCKEYKTELFLSELKFCSDNAAMIGRVAVEQYEKQEFTPVHELDIQSRVKTF
- a CDS encoding translation initiation factor SUI1 — translated: MIFEMGAKLNGDQFDTAKEDKKKKTSQEVKPKKEHQLVFTFEKRKGKPVTLVGRFYCEEKEKKEVLKLLKTKLACGGALKEEWIELQGDVKERVKTVLQSSGWKFK
- a CDS encoding RBBP9/YdeN family alpha/beta hydrolase; translation: MNKKVLILHGWGGSDFPHWQAHLASDLIKENYTVSFPELPNKDLPTLKEWKAFIKKEVEHFQPDMVVCHSLGNIVWFHLLDELDIALEKLMLVAPVRETCDIEEIKEFFPYPIPIDLKSREVIIAASDNDPYMSLEEAIKLQQQLNVGMKIMNNAGHINADSGFGKLDCALDWLKREVE